The following are encoded in a window of Arvicanthis niloticus isolate mArvNil1 chromosome 1, mArvNil1.pat.X, whole genome shotgun sequence genomic DNA:
- the Myod1 gene encoding myoblast determination protein 1, with amino-acid sequence MELLSPPLRDVDLTGPDSLCSFATADDFYDDPCFDSPDLRFFEDLDPRLVHVGALLKPEEHAHFPTAVHPGPGAREDEHVRAPSGHHQAGRCLLWACKACKRKTTNADRRKAATMRERRRLSKVNEAFETLKRCTSSNPNQRLPKVEILRNAIRYIEGLQALLRDQDAAPPGAAAFYAPGPLPPGRISEHYSGDSDASSPRSNCSDGMMDYSGPSSGPRRQNGYEAAYYSEASSEPRPGKSAAVSSLDCLSSIVERISTDSPAAPALLLADAPPESPPCPLEVASPSDTEQGAQTPSPDATPQCPAGSNPNAIYQVL; translated from the exons ATGGAGCTATTATCACCGCCACTCCGGGACGTAGACTTGACAGGCCCCGACTCTCTCTGCTCCTTTGCGACAGCTGACGACTTCTATGATGATCCGTGTTTCGACTCACCAGACCTGCGCTTTTTTGAGGACCTGGACCCTCGCCTGGTGCACGTGGGGGCCCTCCTGAAACCAGAGGAGCACGCACACTTCCCCACTGCAGTGCACCCAGGGCCAGGCGCTCGCGAAGATGAGCATGTGCGCGCGCCCAGCGGGCACCACCAAGCGGGTCGCTGCTTGCTATGGGCCTGCAAGGCGTGCAAGCGCAAGACCACCAACGCTGATCGCCGCAAGGCCGCCACCATGCGCGAGCGGCGCCGCCTGAGCAAAGTGAACGAGGCCTTCGAGACGCTCAAGCGCTGCACGTCCAGCAACCCGAACCAGCGGCTACCCAAGGTGGAGATCCTACGCAATGCCATCCGCTACATCGAAGGTCTGCAGGCTCTGCTGCGCGACCAGGACGCCGCGCCCCCTGGCGCCGCTGCCTTCTATGCGCCCGGCCCGCTGCCCCCAGGCCGCATCAGCGAGCACTACAGCGGCGACTCAGACGCATCCAGCCCGCGCTCCAACTGCTCTGATGGCATG ATGGATTACAGCGGGCCCTCAAGCGGCCCCCGGCGGCAGAATGGCTACGAAGCCGCCTACTACAGTGAGGCATCCAGTG AGCCCAGACCAGGAAAGAGTGCGGCTGTGTCGAGCCTCGACTGCCTGTCCAGCATAGTGGAGCGCATCTCCACAGACAGCCCCGCTGCGCCTGCGCTGCTTTTGGCAGATGCACCACCAGAGTCGCCTCCGTGTCCGCTAGAGGTGGCATCCCCAAGCGACACAGAACAGGGGGCCCAGACCCCGTCTCCCGACGCCACCCCTCAGTGTCCTGCAGGCTCAAACCCCAATGCGATTTACCAGGTGCTTTGA